The following proteins are encoded in a genomic region of Dyadobacter sp. UC 10:
- a CDS encoding FkbM family methyltransferase, whose translation MKNFIRYLLQKTLSFKNYLFLFSLYSIRTIEAGKYEREFLHFIKIIKGDGLILDVGANIGITAAPLAKHHPHAQVHAFEPISENFSTLQRIVNYLKIKNIKLFNIALGSEDGTLKMIMPIRGNSRMQGLSKAYEEGAGEKGTIYDVPLKKLDHIYPFETNISAMKIDVENFELEVLRGSVALLKRNKPMIYCELWDNENRTSVFELLKNIGYQSFTFNNETGSLQPVALREGLPAGNFFFIHS comes from the coding sequence ATGAAAAATTTTATCCGCTACCTGTTACAAAAGACACTTTCGTTCAAAAATTATCTTTTCCTCTTTTCATTGTATTCCATCAGGACCATTGAGGCCGGAAAATACGAAAGGGAGTTTTTACACTTCATTAAAATCATTAAAGGTGACGGACTTATCCTCGACGTCGGGGCCAATATAGGGATCACCGCAGCCCCGCTCGCCAAACACCATCCACACGCCCAGGTACACGCATTTGAACCGATTTCCGAAAATTTCTCTACGCTCCAGCGCATAGTCAACTACCTGAAAATAAAGAACATAAAACTTTTCAATATCGCACTGGGAAGTGAGGACGGCACCCTGAAAATGATCATGCCGATAAGAGGAAACTCACGGATGCAGGGATTGAGCAAAGCCTACGAAGAAGGTGCTGGTGAAAAAGGTACAATATATGACGTCCCTTTAAAGAAATTGGATCATATATATCCTTTTGAAACGAATATAAGTGCTATGAAAATTGATGTAGAAAACTTCGAGCTGGAAGTTTTACGCGGCTCCGTAGCCTTGCTGAAACGCAATAAACCAATGATCTACTGCGAGTTATGGGATAACGAGAACCGAACAAGCGTCTTTGAACTGCTCAAAAATATCGGCTATCAATCCTTTACGTTTAACAATGAAACAGGATCGCTGCAACCAGTCGCCCTCCGGGAAGGACTGCCCGCAGGCAATTTCTTCTTCATCCATTCCTGA
- a CDS encoding glycosyltransferase yields MHSFDEITLLVTHYNRSTSLERLLKNFADLGCSFGNIVVSDDGSKQEHIDYINSLRNKYTFQLVTTPKNKGLGNNINKGQDAVATPYTLYVQEDFVPQAVFPANLAKALGFMQERKELDFVRFYAYFKYPYLKPYKDGFSDMIFRIGNPGYKKFYYYSDHPHLRRTTFFQRFGRYPEGLKVEVTEYKMMMSVLKNKGKGLFFEEYTTLFDQVNSSAEPSTVRRNFWRETENPFITMSRHLYRHLKFNYDYLTS; encoded by the coding sequence ATGCACAGTTTTGATGAAATAACTTTACTAGTAACCCATTACAATAGAAGCACTTCACTTGAAAGGCTATTGAAAAACTTCGCTGACCTGGGTTGCAGTTTCGGCAACATCGTGGTATCCGACGACGGCAGCAAGCAGGAGCATATTGACTACATTAATTCGCTCAGAAACAAATATACTTTTCAGCTGGTTACCACACCGAAGAACAAGGGGTTAGGCAATAATATTAACAAAGGCCAGGACGCGGTTGCTACGCCCTATACTTTGTATGTACAGGAGGATTTCGTGCCGCAGGCGGTTTTTCCGGCAAACCTGGCGAAAGCTTTGGGTTTTATGCAGGAACGGAAAGAACTGGATTTTGTGCGTTTTTATGCCTATTTCAAATATCCTTATCTAAAACCCTACAAAGACGGATTTTCGGATATGATCTTCAGGATCGGAAACCCGGGTTACAAGAAATTTTACTATTACAGCGACCACCCGCATTTGCGCAGGACTACATTTTTCCAACGGTTCGGCCGCTACCCCGAGGGTTTGAAAGTGGAAGTGACCGAGTATAAAATGATGATGTCGGTTTTGAAAAACAAGGGTAAGGGGCTGTTTTTTGAAGAATATACTACCCTATTCGATCAGGTGAATTCCTCAGCCGAACCCAGTACAGTGAGAAGGAATTTCTGGCGCGAAACTGAAAATCCTTTCATCACCATGTCGCGGCATTTGTACCGGCATTTGAAATTTAATTACGATTATCTGACCTCCTAG
- a CDS encoding ATP-binding protein: MDYLGHNETISEKATPEIRSRFKWVVTEMLTNAIKHSGVDACRLSIESDADNLVLEKEDAGVPLSLRDPNGSTQISWPLKDALLPADFQIYQNGIESLLLTATSRTNAVFSVKEVGNSDLPPVSDTLSEHFGLLILAKAADKFEYEYDVQRGINKFRCVFNLKTTDNETQV, from the coding sequence ATGGACTATCTAGGCCACAATGAGACGATTTCGGAAAAGGCGACGCCCGAAATCCGGTCGAGATTCAAATGGGTAGTCACAGAAATGCTCACCAATGCGATCAAGCATTCGGGTGTAGATGCATGCAGGCTGTCTATTGAAAGTGACGCCGACAATCTGGTGTTGGAAAAAGAGGATGCCGGAGTTCCACTGAGCCTGCGAGATCCGAACGGCAGCACTCAGATCAGCTGGCCGCTCAAAGATGCTTTGCTGCCGGCGGATTTTCAGATTTACCAGAATGGTATCGAATCCCTGCTGCTTACAGCCACCAGCAGGACCAATGCGGTATTTTCAGTAAAAGAAGTTGGCAACAGCGACTTGCCGCCCGTTTCAGATACATTGAGTGAACATTTTGGCCTGCTGATCCTGGCGAAAGCGGCCGACAAATTTGAATATGAATACGACGTGCAGCGCGGGATTAACAAATTCCGCTGTGTATTTAACCTGAAAACAACGGACAATGAAACACAGGTTTGA
- a CDS encoding glycosyltransferase family protein: MKLKGHQIIVFGLPRFDSKIESTNYTIAKMLARDNQVFYVEHPFTIKDYIRLRNEPEIAKRKGYFDVANDAVIDTDVPDLKVVVPPVLLSINFLPEGKLFRTLLKMNEGLIRAKLKRIIRKYRIKDFIYINSFNFHYPNLIEGLAPKLTAYHCVDPIVVPFDARHGGISESELIKKSDLVFCTSRQLFNNSKVLNTNTYFVPNAADIRHSQKALDPDLPVAAVLKDIPQPVIGYFGNIERRMDYDMLEKIIGLNSDKSFVFVGPQDKSYIPDWFFNTPNVYATGSVPYSEMPAVIKGFDVALLPFKRDKVSATIFPLKLFEYLGAGKPLVSINFNDDLTEFTGDAVAFCDNADSFSEAISDALHNDTEVKKQRRIRIAEENTWDKRVGQISELLADALSRK; encoded by the coding sequence ATGAAACTGAAAGGACATCAAATCATCGTCTTTGGTCTGCCCAGGTTCGATTCCAAAATCGAATCAACCAACTACACGATCGCTAAAATGCTAGCCCGCGACAATCAGGTATTTTACGTCGAGCATCCATTTACTATCAAAGACTATATAAGGCTGCGAAATGAGCCGGAGATCGCAAAGAGAAAGGGTTATTTTGATGTGGCAAATGATGCGGTCATCGATACGGATGTTCCTGATTTAAAGGTAGTTGTTCCGCCTGTCCTGCTCTCTATCAATTTCCTCCCGGAAGGTAAGCTGTTTCGTACATTGCTTAAAATGAATGAAGGTTTAATTCGGGCGAAGCTGAAACGAATCATCAGGAAATACCGGATTAAAGACTTCATTTATATCAACTCATTTAATTTCCACTATCCAAACCTGATCGAGGGGTTAGCTCCGAAACTAACCGCCTATCATTGCGTAGATCCGATCGTTGTGCCATTCGACGCGCGGCATGGCGGAATCTCGGAAAGCGAGTTAATTAAAAAGAGTGACCTGGTTTTCTGTACGAGCCGGCAGTTGTTCAATAACAGCAAAGTGCTGAATACCAACACTTACTTTGTCCCAAACGCGGCGGATATCCGCCACAGTCAAAAAGCATTGGACCCGGATCTGCCGGTCGCGGCGGTTTTGAAAGATATTCCCCAACCTGTAATCGGCTATTTTGGGAATATAGAACGGAGAATGGATTATGATATGCTGGAAAAGATTATTGGGTTAAACTCGGACAAAAGCTTCGTTTTCGTTGGCCCGCAGGATAAGTCATATATTCCCGATTGGTTTTTCAATACACCCAATGTTTACGCTACCGGCAGCGTACCTTACTCGGAAATGCCGGCGGTGATCAAAGGGTTTGATGTGGCTTTGCTGCCTTTCAAGCGAGATAAGGTGAGTGCTACGATTTTCCCGTTGAAATTGTTTGAATACCTCGGAGCAGGTAAGCCGCTGGTTTCCATTAACTTCAATGATGACCTGACAGAATTTACCGGAGATGCCGTCGCTTTCTGCGACAATGCCGATTCGTTTTCTGAGGCGATCAGCGATGCTTTGCATAATGATACTGAGGTCAAAAAGCAGCGCCGGATCCGGATCGCGGAGGAAAATACCTGGGACAAAAGGGTCGGGCAGATCTCGGAACTACTCGCCGATGCACTAAGCAGAAAGTAG
- a CDS encoding flippase: MAVEKKGNDQYWLKSGFINVLQNLTGVLFGFGGFYLLVRMLDKHSFGVWTLFAATTTIFEMVRSGLIQNALIKYLSFSDAKEHNKILSASFALSGGLTLLCILVNLLLATYLGRIWNSEEIIPLFWVYSLVYLFSGILSQFHWMEQANFRFNGIFVTNFLKSGVFFCFLLFCFIFDIQIQLIQLVYVQAAALFLAILLEYYFVKDLLNFTLQVTGEWVKKLLNYGKYAFGTSIGSILSSTIDQMMLGSLLSPAASGAFNIAVRIMNLVDIPTNAIAVIVFPQSARRLATEGEAAIKYLYEKSVGTILAILIPALLFLFLFPDFVVSFIAGDKYTETIPILKVTVLYCVLIPFGRQFGTILDSIGKPKITFSLVLLSAIINLGLNYILITRMGVMGAAYATLISNIINFVISQTILNRILNVNIFSTFIYAYRFYPEFFVKYIKPRFT; this comes from the coding sequence ATGGCAGTTGAGAAAAAAGGGAATGATCAGTATTGGCTGAAATCGGGATTCATCAATGTCCTGCAAAATCTGACGGGCGTACTCTTTGGCTTTGGCGGATTTTATCTGCTGGTCAGGATGCTCGACAAGCATTCATTTGGTGTCTGGACCCTTTTTGCGGCTACTACCACCATTTTCGAAATGGTACGCAGCGGCCTGATACAGAACGCATTGATCAAGTACCTCTCATTCAGTGACGCCAAAGAACATAACAAGATCCTCTCCGCCTCCTTCGCATTAAGCGGCGGGCTGACTTTGCTATGCATCCTGGTCAATCTGCTGCTGGCTACTTACCTGGGCAGGATCTGGAATTCGGAAGAAATTATTCCGCTGTTCTGGGTTTACAGTTTGGTATACCTGTTTTCGGGGATACTGTCACAATTTCACTGGATGGAACAGGCCAATTTCCGGTTCAACGGAATCTTCGTCACCAACTTTTTGAAATCCGGTGTATTCTTTTGTTTCCTGCTTTTCTGTTTCATTTTTGATATTCAGATCCAGCTGATACAGCTGGTTTACGTGCAGGCAGCTGCACTTTTTCTGGCTATTCTGCTTGAATATTATTTCGTAAAAGACCTCTTGAATTTTACCTTGCAGGTTACCGGCGAATGGGTCAAAAAGCTGCTCAACTACGGTAAATATGCATTCGGCACTTCTATCGGGTCGATCCTGTCGAGTACGATTGACCAGATGATGCTGGGATCGCTGCTTTCACCCGCCGCTTCCGGGGCATTCAATATTGCAGTCCGCATTATGAATCTCGTGGATATTCCCACCAATGCAATCGCCGTGATCGTATTTCCGCAAAGTGCGCGGAGGCTGGCTACGGAAGGAGAAGCTGCCATTAAATATTTATACGAAAAATCGGTAGGCACGATTCTCGCGATATTGATCCCCGCACTGCTTTTCCTTTTCCTTTTCCCCGATTTTGTGGTAAGTTTTATCGCAGGCGACAAATACACCGAAACGATCCCGATCCTGAAAGTGACGGTATTGTATTGTGTGCTTATTCCATTTGGCAGGCAGTTCGGGACTATTCTGGATTCGATCGGAAAACCGAAGATCACTTTTTCACTGGTATTGCTAAGTGCGATCATCAATCTCGGACTCAACTATATCCTGATCACCAGAATGGGGGTAATGGGCGCGGCTTATGCAACTTTGATTTCTAATATCATCAATTTCGTTATTTCACAAACGATCCTGAACAGGATTTTGAACGTGAACATTTTCAGTACATTTATTTACGCTTACAGATTTTACCCAGAATTTTTCGTAAAATATATTAAGCCAAGATTTACCTGA
- a CDS encoding glycosyltransferase family 2 protein produces the protein MSFFKNPDWLEKYNYPYSAFDQIPDSVFDEINARLDKRKSDQPLVTVMIAAWNEEVNLLRCVATLSDMATSTPFEILVVNNNSTDKTQQTIDSLHVRSVFQPIQGPGPARQLGLENAKGQYILLADADCFYPNCWMEEMLKVLTRPNVVCVYGRYSFISEEGYSRWQLSMLETAKDVIAEYRHLNRPYLNTYGISMGFVREFALKIGFVMKNVRGEDGRLAYALMSYGKIKQVKSNAARAWTGARTLKRDGSFLSLFTKRVVKEVKGLFFNLHSKAPKEIEKL, from the coding sequence ATGTCATTTTTCAAAAACCCGGACTGGCTCGAAAAATACAACTACCCCTATTCTGCTTTCGACCAGATCCCAGACTCCGTTTTCGATGAAATAAATGCAAGACTGGACAAAAGAAAGTCAGACCAGCCGCTTGTTACCGTCATGATCGCAGCATGGAATGAGGAGGTAAACCTGCTCAGGTGTGTGGCGACTTTGTCTGATATGGCAACTTCGACCCCGTTTGAAATATTAGTCGTCAATAATAACTCCACAGACAAAACGCAGCAAACCATTGATTCCCTGCATGTAAGATCCGTTTTTCAACCGATTCAGGGACCCGGCCCCGCCCGGCAGCTGGGACTGGAAAATGCAAAAGGCCAATACATTCTCCTTGCCGATGCCGACTGCTTTTACCCCAATTGCTGGATGGAGGAAATGCTGAAAGTACTAACCCGGCCAAACGTGGTCTGCGTTTATGGGAGGTATTCATTTATCAGCGAAGAAGGCTATTCGCGCTGGCAGCTGTCGATGCTGGAAACTGCCAAGGACGTGATCGCAGAATACCGTCACCTCAACCGGCCCTATCTGAATACGTATGGAATCAGTATGGGATTTGTGCGTGAATTCGCTTTGAAAATCGGGTTCGTGATGAAAAATGTACGCGGTGAGGACGGGCGATTAGCCTATGCATTAATGAGTTATGGAAAAATCAAACAGGTTAAATCGAATGCCGCCCGCGCCTGGACAGGTGCGAGAACACTGAAAAGGGACGGAAGTTTTTTAAGTCTTTTTACAAAAAGAGTAGTCAAAGAAGTGAAGGGACTGTTCTTCAACCTGCATTCAAAAGCGCCGAAGGAAATCGAAAAGCTTTGA
- a CDS encoding STAS domain-containing protein, whose translation MLLETKEINGVVQATILAEEANLSNADLFKEEMITLMVNGSKLIVVSFENVKYIDSSFLGSLVVALKYGLPRSIDIYLVSLKPDVHNLLTLIRMDKVFKIFKDYEQAMEALS comes from the coding sequence ATGCTATTAGAAACAAAAGAAATAAACGGTGTGGTGCAGGCTACTATCCTTGCGGAAGAGGCCAATCTGTCGAATGCAGACCTGTTTAAAGAAGAAATGATTACGCTGATGGTAAACGGAAGCAAGCTGATCGTCGTCAGTTTTGAAAATGTGAAATACATCGACAGTTCATTTTTAGGAAGCCTGGTGGTCGCCCTCAAATACGGACTGCCCCGCAGCATAGATATTTACCTGGTATCCCTGAAACCCGATGTACATAACCTACTGACACTGATCAGGATGGACAAAGTATTCAAGATATTCAAAGACTATGAGCAGGCTATGGAAGCATTAAGTTAG
- a CDS encoding Hpt domain-containing protein codes for MSTTPPDSTFGMDNSAAEDSLIDIAYLNEITGGDAELRTELIDMFESETVIQLAGIKTHFVSSEVEQLKQAIHKYRSSLFSVGLLKTASKYKEIETALKRNETVENLGTKLLNLEQESMDALQLLKNF; via the coding sequence ATGTCAACTACCCCGCCAGACAGTACCTTCGGAATGGATAATTCAGCAGCAGAAGATTCCCTGATCGATATTGCTTACCTCAATGAAATAACAGGTGGAGATGCCGAGCTCAGAACTGAATTGATTGATATGTTTGAATCCGAAACCGTCATTCAGCTAGCCGGAATTAAAACACATTTTGTTTCCTCCGAAGTGGAACAATTAAAGCAGGCAATTCACAAATACAGATCTTCCTTATTTTCTGTCGGACTATTGAAAACTGCTTCCAAATACAAGGAAATTGAAACAGCGCTTAAAAGGAATGAAACTGTTGAAAACCTTGGAACAAAACTTCTGAATTTGGAGCAGGAATCTATGGATGCATTACAGCTTTTGAAAAACTTCTGA
- a CDS encoding acyltransferase family protein has product MKHRFEVLDIFRGLFASLVFLFHLSPFAATPIINNSFIANSDMFVDFFFVLSGFVIAYSYQTISSFSEVKLFLKKRFLRIYPLHLFMLIIFVVIEFGKKLITAYVKVNNPNDPDNNIYTFISSLFLLNSTPVFDPKDVSWNIPSWSISAEMVSYIVFALLTLSVFLAGAGRLKNWLYAAIAALAGIWLISIQEGFKIDFTFDYGFLRGAIGFFLGAVCVNFFRLTYTNISTLPTALFTFLEVLTVAAIIATISWGGVLKEIGFVYEALFFISIYIFAFEKGQVSGLMKSVGLLHNLGKYSYSIYMCHALMISLFNVAFIRILKFPESAYSYLFILNFLIIYIFSAWTYKHIEMRFAYKSKPKAAKNVASPELKIP; this is encoded by the coding sequence ATGAAACACAGGTTTGAGGTACTCGACATTTTCCGGGGTTTGTTCGCATCACTGGTTTTTCTGTTCCATTTGAGCCCGTTTGCAGCCACGCCGATCATCAACAATAGCTTTATAGCCAATTCGGATATGTTCGTGGACTTCTTTTTTGTGCTCAGCGGATTTGTGATCGCTTACAGTTATCAGACCATTTCTTCTTTCAGTGAAGTAAAACTGTTTCTCAAAAAGCGTTTTCTGAGGATATATCCCCTGCACCTTTTCATGCTGATCATTTTTGTAGTGATCGAATTCGGAAAGAAACTGATCACGGCTTATGTAAAAGTCAATAACCCAAACGATCCTGATAACAACATCTATACCTTCATCTCTTCACTGTTCCTGCTCAATTCAACCCCGGTTTTTGACCCGAAAGATGTGAGCTGGAATATCCCGAGCTGGTCGATCAGCGCGGAAATGGTATCTTATATTGTATTTGCTTTACTGACTCTGAGCGTATTCCTTGCAGGTGCAGGCAGGCTAAAAAACTGGCTTTACGCTGCAATAGCAGCACTGGCAGGTATCTGGCTGATTTCCATTCAGGAGGGATTCAAGATCGACTTTACATTTGACTACGGATTTCTGCGCGGCGCGATCGGCTTTTTTCTGGGTGCAGTTTGTGTAAATTTCTTTCGGCTGACTTATACCAATATCTCGACCCTACCTACTGCCCTATTTACATTTCTTGAAGTATTGACCGTAGCCGCAATCATTGCCACGATCAGCTGGGGCGGTGTTTTGAAAGAAATCGGGTTTGTGTACGAAGCTTTGTTTTTTATCTCGATCTACATTTTTGCATTCGAAAAAGGTCAGGTTTCAGGTCTGATGAAAAGTGTCGGGCTGCTGCATAATCTGGGAAAATACTCCTACTCTATTTACATGTGCCACGCGCTGATGATCAGTCTCTTCAACGTCGCATTTATAAGGATATTGAAGTTTCCTGAAAGCGCTTATTCGTACCTTTTTATACTGAATTTCCTGATTATTTACATTTTCTCTGCCTGGACTTACAAGCATATCGAAATGCGGTTTGCGTATAAATCAAAACCAAAAGCAGCAAAAAATGTAGCCTCTCCCGAATTGAAAATACCCTGA
- a CDS encoding glycosyltransferase family 8 protein, with amino-acid sequence MSIKDTITIVVATDNHYAILLGALIKSIEMNHKTHEKIHLYIIDDGISESSKKKILASSNPAVTTMFWHKTNDVIPPNVKIPVDKSAFPITTYLRLFAPYIIPKETEKMLYLDVDMLLIEDISKLWHIDLGDKLFAAVPDLAKIFASDWGGVPNYKELGFAPDTPYFNAGMLLLDPVKWRAGDLSNKIIQTIFDNIASASFPDQYGLNVALANQWVILDQRWNTFAVLEIPDPWLIHYLDIKPIFQSYNCNPAYKDEFYKYLRMTPWKDHKPVPDWVRLSRKAYNKLRKIVSGYLK; translated from the coding sequence ATGAGCATAAAAGACACGATTACCATTGTAGTTGCCACCGATAATCACTACGCAATCCTGCTGGGCGCCCTGATCAAATCGATCGAGATGAACCACAAGACACACGAAAAAATCCATCTGTATATTATCGATGACGGTATTTCAGAATCGAGCAAAAAGAAGATCCTCGCTTCGAGCAACCCGGCTGTGACGACGATGTTCTGGCATAAAACCAATGATGTAATTCCGCCGAATGTGAAGATTCCGGTTGACAAATCGGCATTCCCTATCACTACCTACCTGCGGCTTTTTGCGCCCTATATCATCCCGAAGGAAACTGAAAAAATGCTTTATCTGGATGTGGACATGCTTTTGATCGAGGATATCTCGAAGCTCTGGCACATTGACCTCGGCGACAAACTCTTTGCGGCCGTGCCCGATCTTGCGAAGATTTTTGCCAGTGACTGGGGCGGTGTTCCCAATTACAAAGAGCTTGGTTTTGCGCCTGACACACCCTATTTCAATGCAGGCATGTTGCTTTTGGATCCTGTCAAATGGAGGGCGGGCGACCTTTCAAACAAGATTATTCAAACCATTTTTGACAACATCGCGTCGGCCAGTTTCCCCGATCAATATGGCTTGAATGTTGCCCTGGCGAATCAATGGGTTATACTGGATCAGCGCTGGAATACTTTCGCTGTGCTCGAAATTCCCGACCCCTGGCTGATCCATTATCTCGATATCAAACCGATATTCCAATCCTACAATTGCAACCCGGCTTACAAGGACGAATTTTATAAATACCTGAGAATGACACCCTGGAAAGACCACAAACCTGTTCCGGACTGGGTGAGGCTGAGCAGAAAAGCGTACAACAAACTGAGAAAAATTGTTTCCGGATATCTCAAATAG
- a CDS encoding SpoIIE family protein phosphatase: MITFPEPPTSVKKILLVEDSVLFGKVIEAALLKAGYECAFCQSAAGALDLLSEEVPDLIISDYDMPGMNGFHFRQAVLLNPKINEIPFVFLTSFTDNSLVLEGLNMYALDFINKETPIPVIVSKLNNIIKSLENEHLRSVRELKIAADALNVKSIPVNAPELPGFKIYFWHKGYRGYPGGDFIDFVQVDSRYCFAFLGDIMGKKWKAWFFTFGFLSYIRAAIRFCVLDKDFNLDEIVQKINKLVCLDESLQNILSSLSLVLLDNETGEVHYTGAGDLPLIGFETADKSVSKVQSSGLLLGLLEEGFYDKQVLKMQPGDQLAIFTDGMIDIPENNSKKSDYPFFVQKIRPYLGQPHTFELIKKYVLSGIDDTNQLDDASIIFIEKK; encoded by the coding sequence ATGATCACCTTCCCCGAGCCGCCCACCAGTGTAAAAAAGATCCTTCTGGTGGAGGATAGCGTTCTTTTTGGGAAAGTAATAGAAGCGGCACTGCTCAAAGCTGGCTATGAATGCGCGTTCTGTCAATCGGCCGCCGGCGCCCTCGACTTGCTGTCGGAAGAGGTGCCCGACCTGATCATTTCCGACTACGATATGCCCGGAATGAATGGTTTCCATTTTCGCCAGGCCGTTTTACTCAATCCAAAGATCAATGAAATCCCGTTCGTATTTTTGACCTCATTCACAGACAATTCGCTTGTGCTGGAAGGTTTGAATATGTACGCGCTGGATTTCATCAACAAAGAGACTCCGATCCCCGTGATCGTTTCCAAGCTGAATAACATTATCAAATCGCTTGAAAATGAGCACCTTCGCTCCGTGCGGGAGCTAAAAATAGCGGCCGACGCCCTCAATGTAAAATCTATTCCGGTCAACGCGCCTGAATTGCCGGGTTTCAAAATATATTTTTGGCACAAAGGCTATCGGGGTTATCCCGGAGGCGACTTCATTGATTTCGTACAGGTCGACAGCCGGTACTGCTTTGCATTTTTGGGCGATATCATGGGAAAGAAATGGAAAGCATGGTTTTTCACATTCGGCTTTCTGAGTTATATCCGCGCCGCTATCCGGTTTTGCGTGCTCGACAAAGATTTTAATCTGGATGAAATCGTTCAGAAGATCAATAAGCTCGTCTGCCTCGACGAAAGCCTGCAAAATATATTGTCAAGCCTGTCACTGGTTTTGCTCGACAATGAGACCGGCGAAGTGCATTATACCGGTGCGGGCGACCTGCCGCTGATAGGTTTTGAAACCGCCGACAAATCTGTTTCAAAAGTACAATCATCCGGCTTGTTGCTGGGGTTGCTGGAAGAAGGCTTCTACGACAAGCAGGTCCTGAAAATGCAACCCGGCGACCAGTTGGCGATATTCACGGATGGAATGATCGATATTCCCGAAAACAATTCCAAGAAGAGCGACTATCCGTTTTTTGTCCAAAAGATCCGGCCTTACCTTGGCCAGCCGCACACTTTTGAACTGATCAAAAAATACGTCTTGTCGGGCATCGACGACACTAATCAGCTGGACGATGCAAGCATTATTTTTATTGAAAAAAAGTAA